The sequence below is a genomic window from Sander lucioperca isolate FBNREF2018 chromosome 6, SLUC_FBN_1.2, whole genome shotgun sequence.
GACAAAGCGTTGTTaagaagaacacacacaaaaccctaAAACGACCACTAATTGATTAGcttaaagatgtcttcttgcAGCCTTGCACCCACATGGGATGTTTGCTGAGGTGAAGGCAACTGCAGCAAAGGGGTCAATGTTACAATAACAATCGTGCCACCATCTGTTTTGTCATTTCTCTATTCCCTCTGCCTCTTACTGTTTCATAGTTGATAAATGAGAAACAGAACCTCGCCTCAATTTATGTCAGAGGACCCCTCTGCAGTATTCCTGCTCCTCCTGATCAAAATACATCCAAccaaccacaacacacacacagaaatattcaGCCCAGGTATGGAgcctcacactcactcacacacacacacacacacacacacacacacacacacacacacactctcaggcCCACAATCCTGCTTGCAGACAAACCTCTTGCTGTTTCACCACCTTTCCTATTGTTTGCTAGTGAAAGCAGCCATTTATCCTAAATCATATGTCTCTCTGGCTGCCTTGTAAACAGGCAGCTTAGTAGCGTACACGTAGACAGACACACCGTTTCAGTTTATGGTCACAGACACTCGTCCCTCTTGAGGGGAGACAGATCAACATCATATCTGCAGAGCTTGAATGAATGTATTAGCCAGTCTGGAAAATAATAATAGCCTACATCTGTTTGGAGATACAGACTGTGTGCATACCTTTTTCTGTGTGACTATTTAGTCTAAAGACCAATACAAAGTTATTCAGCACATCATCAGATTAGCTAGCCATACATATACCTCTTTGTATTTCTCCAAACCACCATAATCAACACGATTTATCAGTGGCAGCAGCAGTGGTAGTTATTTGCAAACGCAGGCACTTATTAACATTCCCAGATGTGTAAAACTCTGACATATGCTGAAGCGCTAAGCCAAATGTACTTGAAAAATGAAACATCTGTCAAATGTTTTCAAAGACTCAGCACTCCCTAATTTTCCTCTAAAATGTTTCCCGTTGCCTGATTTAAAGCTTTCCATTGAAATAACCTGGCAAGCTTGATGACTGGTAAACGAGGGATGGGGATAGCTGGTAGATGTTAACTCATGACTGGATAAATGCGATGGAGCCGGTAGTAGTGACAAGCTTTAGAGTAATTTGGAGTATTTCTAAAAGCAAAGTAGCTTTCTGGATTCAAGTCCAAATAAATGCTCTGTGAACTACGAGTGTTAGGTGATAAGCTCCCTAACTCCATTTCAGCGCTGTGTATAACCATTTACATCTGTGTTCGAACATTCCTATCCCTCTTTAAATGTGTCTCAACTCACTTTCTGTTGCTATCtttctcctttttgtttttgctttttttttttcacacacaccctctcacacacaccctctTCCCGAGCAGTAGGAACATTCCTTGCATCAGCCAGAATCCTGTGTGAAATAACACAGGCTGAGAAAAGGATGGTGgtatttaagtgtgtgtgtgtgtgtgtgtgtgtgtgtgtgtgtgtgtgtgtgtgtgtgtgtgtgtgtgtgtgtgtgtgtgtgtgtgtgtgtgtgtgtgtgtgtgtgtgtgttcttataAAAGCAATTTTCTTCAGGTTACATATCAACATGTAATGTGACAAATCCATGACATCCCTATACCTACTTTAGGTAATCACTTAACAACTCTGCATTTTCTTTCCTCACAAAAAGGTACAGAAGACAGACAAAATAACGTAGACGAATCATGAAAAATGACACAATTAAacacatcaatcaatcaatcaatcaatcaatcaaaaacaTAAGGCAATATGGGCCGGCAGCAGAGTTCCATTATAAGAGGGCAAAATTATCTCAGGAATCTCACCAGAATCTCACCAGAATCCCTGAGTGTGTGTAGAGTAGTGTATGAGTGTACATATATTGCACTGTTTTGAGTAGTACGATGGTGCTACAGCAGAGTATGATAGCGCCACTGCACCAGTGTTCCATCAATGGCCAAACTGGAGGTGCATCGGCGAAACAAAATGCCAGTTAATATGGGTCTAGAAAATAATCAGGACCAGAGCATTTATCAAGTGCTTGACTTATTTTGtcaagtgtgtctgtgtgaatgtgtgcatcATGCCTCTTCCTCACCTGCTGCAGAGATGTATGAATGTAAGCCATGGGAGGAGTTACATTTATTTCCCCCATGATGCTGCGGTGTATGGCTGCAGCATGAAAAGACTATCCATGTTGCCTGATTAGAGCCATACAGGTTTGATTCCTCAGCTAGCTGGACCACAATAGCGGACCGTGTTAGCAAatacagggagacagagatgtGATGTGTAGGTGCTTTATGTATTGCTGCTTGATACCCTTCATTAGAGAATATCTAACAGCAGTGTGCAGGGTAATGAcagactgtctgtgtgtctcccaGAGAAGGCAGACTGCTAGGAATGTCACAGCAGACACAGCACCTGGAGACGCCTCTACagatggaacacacacacacacacacacacacacacacacagtaatgagGATGCAGAGGTTTATCCTTTCATTTCAGatgacagtatgttgaaaaatgtgtggACAGAGAGAGCTCAACATAGCTGTTCGCTAGGGAGCAGTGAAGCAACTGACAGAAAGAATCGATGCAGAGGGTCAATGGACAAACATTAAGTCCACAAGCTGACAAACACAGGAGACAGCCCTCACAATGCAGCACGGACAGAAAGCCTTTACACAGGCTGCCAAGCATAAGCAGCGGTCTACTGGTCTACGGGACATTGAGACAGCAACGCTAATGTCACTGTGGTGGCAGCTAAAGGAGTCTGCAGGTAGGCAGGTGGCAGAGAAAGTGGCTAATAAGAGGTGGTAAACAGTGAGCTGAGTCGAGTTACCCCGGATTCATCTGTTTATTAGTTTAACTGACAGGATTACCTGTGAGAATATGACCAAATCAAATCAGATTTCGTGTAGACAAGTGACAAAATTAATTAGGATAAACGTGGATGGAGTGGTGAAACTAATTTAACATAGGAATCATAGGTAAAACATATTAAGTTAGAGTACTAGAATAAAAAAGGAGTATaagagataaaaacaaaagtcataCAGATGCTTCCACGCAAGGCACAAGGGGATTTAAATGTTTGATAGGTATTTGATCTCAGGTCATTTTTAACACCCATGAGTACATTTGGGTAGAATGGTGTCCATGCCTCCAGTAGAGTTCCGTTTTGCCAGCTTTTGGTGGATCCACACTTTACAAAGACTTGATGTTGAGTTTTCCTGTATTTTTCGTTTTCCAACGTAGAGGTTTGTGATTAGCCTACACGCTCCACAGCCGCTTTGTTTTTCACTGACTTGCTGCTCTATCCTACAAAGCTGCAGGTGGCAGCAGCTCTACAGAAGAAGAACAGAAGGGCTGCGAGGTGACAATTTGTTGAGGCAAGGCTGGAAAGAGAACGTGTGTTCTTAAAATGACATGAGAACTGTGTGATGAGGAAGGTGGTAGCCCATTTTATCTGGTGATCTTGCACTGAAGCAGCAGTGGAAACATGCTGTTCATGAGGAGAGCAATATCCTGTCCTCTGTCTCTTCCACATCCCTCTCCCCTTTTCTGCCACCTCTGTGatttccctctcctccccaGCCTGTACACACCACTAACCTGAACCCATAGATCTGATAAGCAATCACTGTAGCTCTGACTGACAGTGCCCAGCTGAATACAGTTTCCCTGCttgacgacacacacacacaccagctagTAAACAGTCAACATCTGAACGCCCCTTTCTAACCACTACAATCTGCTCTCCCCTGCTGCTCTCTCATGTCGTTGTTCGTGGGCAGGGGCGACACCAATGTACTGTGATCAATGATCAAGTCTTAGCACAAAGTATTCATTTAATTGCAATCTAGGTtaaacacccccccccacacacacacacacacacacacacacacacacacacacacacacacacatttgtagcATGACCGGGGCGGCGCAATGCACACCAGCAGCACAGACACGCAGGAGAAAACGCCCTGCCTTGTTCAATGTCGATACCCCAGCCCTCTGGGTAGtctacacacagcacacacaccgCGTTCACATACGCTTTTCTTTAGAGACCACATCTGGACAACAACACTGATTTCTGAGCGGgttttgtctgtctttgttgGCCGTCTGTGTGCTGAGGCAAGCGATCACACGCTTGAAAacacgatgatgatgatgatgatgatgatgatgttctAGTTAAGGTCGCAATTATTGATATACTATTGATCTGCCACGTCCGCATAATGACAATTAACCTTCATAAGTGGCTGGTGAAATACTATGGCAAGCGTAGCGCACCCTTAACGCCTGATAGGAGAGGTAACGTTAAGGGTACAAAAAAGCATGCAATCAGCCAAGTGAAGGAAAACACACCACATAGTAAGAAAGCACAGATTGAACGGCACAGTTCTTTAGCTTGTGCTATAATTtaacatcttaaaaaaaagtttttacctTTAACTTGAGTTTCATATTCGGCCACTATCTCCTTGTCCTTTCGGAATTTCGCCGGAGACGTCATGGCTGAGTTTCGGAGATCAGACCACTTGCACACTCGTAGCGAAGTCAATTTTGTCTCAATCAATCACAAAATCAGCCGTAGACGGAGAGAAATGCCACACTGGGAcaggttttgaaaaaaaaaaagaaataagagaGCCCAGATGAGAGATTGCAGCTCCTCAGTGTGTCCGCGGATCTGTATTGTCTCCCTGCCTCTGTTCACTCCGGGCGCATTGTGAGtttggcgctgctgctgctgctgctgctgctgctgctgtatgtTCCCATCTGCCGCCGCGCCTCACCGCCTCCTCAAAACCGGTTATGGTGCAAACAACTACAAGTGAAAGGAGATTCATTCCcttcttagaaaacaaacaGTGCTAGCTTGATCAGTCAGCACTTCCAAAAGtttgttttaaatatatatttcccCTGAGCAGCTGCCCGTCCGCCTGTCTAAACTAAAGCTGCTCtcctcttccccctcctgaagtgagagaggaagaggaggaaccgAGTGGAGATGGAGGGGCTGGCTGGTCAGCCCCAGTGCGCAGGACAGGCATGGATATTATTCATTTGGGTACATGTTTTGCAGACATTTCCTTAACTGCATGTAACCATAATATAAGTGTGTGTCTTGTTTGGtcattagatagatagataaaacaCAATATTTAGGATGATCGGCCAGTTGCAATGTGAGGATGTCATGTATTTCAGGGTGGGCCAAGTGAGCAAAAGTGGGTTTAGGAGCCACTTCATCTCATTTCAGTAAAGTTATGACCGCTGATATAGGAGACAAGGTGTCTTACACGTCTTTATGCTGAATTTAAATGACTGCATAACTGAGATACAAACAACAAAGCGGGAAAGTATCTGTAGCTGGgaatgtaacgttacctagaACGTTGGTCCAAAAAGTCTAACATTAGCTTTATGTTGCTAGCAAGCAATTCCGTAACACTGGCTATCTATGCCAACTGATGATATTGTTCGACATAATGGAAATGCATTAACATTGTCTTGCATTTAGACGACAACAATGTCTAACATACAATAGTGTCATAAGCTGTCTATTTAAAATGCAACCTTCCTCCTGTGTGTGAATTGGTGTGAATGCgtcaactttcttttttttttttttttacactggcTTGAATTCAGCCCCGCCTAATTTTATAGGCCAAGGGCTTACTTCCCACAACACGATTGGTGAAACGGAATTTGAATGACATGCAAGCACACCAATCGGCCTGCAGGACTTTTGAATGTGGGCTTTTCAACGATCATTTATAACCAATTAAATTCAGACGTTGTAATGAAGGTGGCCAATTGCGTCTGTTACTATGGAGTGTATCCAATCAGAATCAGATGTAGGGTCTTTTAAAGATAGTGTCAGGAAGTGCCGTTAAATACCAGGAAGTTGTAAACAAAGCTGACAGCTATTTAGTTAGCTGTTAACTACATCCGAATGGATGCAGAGCCAGCTGTGTAAAACAGGCTAGTTGTTCGCCGATATCGTGTATTTATCAATAATATAGCTAAACAGTTTCTTGTAAATAGACATCGTTTCGcggaaatatatatttttccgTGCGTTTGTTCAACAAGCTGACGTTAGCTGCCTTCCGTTTTGTCGTTAGGAAAAGGCTAACGTTTGCACAAGGACGTTAGTGCTAGCTTTAACGCTTGCGAAGTTAACGTGCAATCGAGTATTATTATCCGGAATTGAACTAGTGAGCGACATTAGTCCCCGATTCTTGTTTTTCTGCTGCATTGGCTGTTTGGGAGCAGAAAGAGCGAGAAAGTTCTCCATTTCAGCAGGACAACAATGTCTACATCGAACGCTAATTTCAAAAACAAGTGTGTGACCCAGGTGAACTGCACATTTTGTGACAGTCTTCTCTGCACAAGAGGCATGAAAGCAGTGCTTCTTGCAGACACTGAGGTTGAGCTTTTTTCGACTGATATACCTCCCAATAGGTAAGTGCTAATCTAGCTAGCCTTTGTTTATGTCTGCTGTTGTTACCAGGGCAAGATGTACTTGAAACAAACCGCAGCTAACTGATATGTAACTGATCATTTGATGGCAATAGGGACACATTGTTGGCACCCAAACTATGGTTAATGTTTGTTGCATGAAAATGTGAAATTACGGTGGATTTTAACCTTTCATGGCTATGTTTGTTTCTCATTACACGCACCCTCCCCCAAGAACTGTTGACTTTGTGGCCAGCTGCTACTCTACTGAAAGCTGCAAATGCAAACTGAGAGACATCGCATGTCTCAAGTGGTACGTAAAGGTTTTCTATAGCCTACAGGGTTTGCTTTAGGAAGGCCATCTGCTAATGTGAGATGTTGATAAAAAGCAGAGTTAGTACATAAAACAAGTTGCTACCCAAGTAGCTGTTGTTCAGAATCAGAagatcagaatcagctttatttgccaggtatgaggacacatatagacaggttgaGGCAGTAGTGCAATGAAGAGTGCAAAGTGTGCAggagtaaattatttttatgataaattattattattgtaattatGGAGCATAGTGCAAAGGATGCTGGAATAAATAAGTATTGTATCATATAagtattatattacaatatgaacAGTATGATCAGctctgaaatagaaaatgatgaATAAATATTAAGTGGAACCAGTAAACAGGTGCTGATTCATAGTATAGCTACACCTGTAGAGCTGCAAGTACCGATTTGTGTCATTGATTGTTTTCCTGATTAATCAGTTGGTATATTAAACATCAGACAGTAGTGAAAATGCCTATTGCAATTTCCCAGAGCTCAAGGTGAGATCTTCATATGTCTTGTCCTGTTTGTGGCCAACAGTCTAaaatccaaagatattcaatttacaatgatataaaactgAGGCAGGCAGCAAAAActcatatttgagaagctggatcTAGACAGACTTAAACCATGTCTCAAACTAAtttatcgattatcaaaatacttGCCCGTTTATTATTCTGTAGATAATGGCAGAATGACTGTTGACTTATCGTTTCAGCCCTATACACCTCTATTAAAATTAAATTCTGCCATTTGGCATTTATTTGTGATATTGACCTAACTGAATTTGGTGCTACAGTGAGGCTTTATGGAGCGTCCTTCTTTTGTATTCCCAGGTCTTTGTTGTTGTACACAGggtaaaaacaaacatctgtTAGATAATAGACACTCACTAGTGGAGTTGGCACTTTTCAGAAGTGCCCCCAGTAAAGTGCTGACACATGTTTCTTCTttattctctctccctccctctcccagtGGTAATGTTGTGGGCTATCATGTTGTGGCCCCCTGTAAACCCTGCCTGCTCTCCTGTAACAACGGCCATTTCTGGATGTTCAACAGCGACGCTGTATCTACTCTCAACAGGCTGGATGCCACAGGTTATTATAAGCCCCTTCTTGATTAAAAGTTGAATTCTTTGCCGTTTCGCTCTGTTGAATGTGTTTCATAAGCCTTTGTCATCCTCAAATGTGTCTTGCAGGTCTGAATCTGCTCCTGTGGGGAGATCTTCCCGAACTGGATGACAGTGAGAACGAAGATTTAGAAAGCCCATCAGAGGAGGAGTGTATTAGGTAGAGAGGGAAACGGACAATGTGAGAGACCTGGAATGCCAACATTTGAGGCTGAGCTAGAAGAGTGTACAAACCATGCTTGAGataagagagaaaagaggtggTTTAAAGGGTAATTTAATACTGAATCAAACAGGGCAGAAACGTGCTACTGTACTGCTGCTGCATTAGTTGAAAACTGAAACCATGGTGCACATCTGGCCGCACCCCAATCAGGGACGTCACAGCAGGTGTTTTGCCTTTGCAGCTGATGAAGAAAGCACCTGCTGTGACATAACTGATGGGGCGTGGCCAGAAACCGAACATGCTCCAGAGTTATTAGAACCCACAGAGAACAGTGCAGCAAAAGTTTTTGGCCCTATGTTATTTAGTGTTGAATTACACTTTAACCTGTGACCATGTCTTTCCCCATCACTGATAAAAGCACAGACGCATAATGTCGCACACATTCtttactctctttttctctttgttgtaTATTTGCATGGGCTACTGTAAAACATGTGGCTGAAGTCGACTGAAAATAACAAACAACTAGACTCCTTAATCTAGTGCATTCTACTTTTCATCAGTTTCCACTGAGCTCTTGGTTTTGATCAGCCTTCTGAGAAGTTGGGGATGTGGTATGATAAGTCAATGGAACTTGTGCGGGTGCTGTGCTTTTTCACGCTGTTTACGTTCAGTCCACTTTTCTGATAAGTTGACCACAATTCGCCTACCTTCTTTTTAATGGCAGTTATAATCTGTACATTGACTATGCTGTAATAAGCAAAAGCTCCCATAAGAGTTATGTCTTAAGTTGGAGTGCTTCTTGAAACCTGTGtattggaggaaaaaaaaaatatatatatatatatatatataggttacATTACGATCTGACGTTCTATCAGTGATACATTTTGATATGCTAAGACAGTTTGTTACTTGACAGCAGCAGTATGTGCCTAACACCCAGAGGAATCTGACTGTAGCAGTATCTGACACTAACATACTAACTTATGCATAGGGTGTCTTTTCACAAAAGTCTGGAGCAGCTCAAGTCAAATAATATGTTGCCAGATTGACGATATAAGAAAGCTAGAATGGGAGCTAACAAAGGTGCACTTTTGCAACGCTCAAACATAACTTTCGATGTGGATCATTAAGCAAATGGATTTTTGTGTCCATGctctgtttttgttacattactGTTCAGTTTCCTGTATCGGCATGATTGTAGCACttgaagagaagaaaaagtaaatccaaaacatgaatggaacataTCAATATTGAATTTATGGACTGGCTACCCATCTCAAAAAGATAAGTTATGTCATTGTGGGCCAGTTTATTGAATATCATTTTAAATTAAGTAATTTGTTGTGAAGTTTAGCTTTAGTCAGTGGAGCTGACCATAAAACCCTCAACCCTCAATATTCTATTGGCCTTACTGATGCTGTGATTGCTGACGGTGAACCTTTGTTACTCTGCTGACTCGAGGTTGATGCTATATGTTAATTGATCATCACCAACTGACCTTCTCCTCAGTCAGTTGTGCCAGACACAAGCTTTAACATCCTCCAGTCACAAAGACTTCACtcaagtcagtcattttttgGCAGTGCCATTCTTCTGCTCTTGTTATGGTTTCACTGCTGTGCCCTGCTGATACTATGATCCTGTCTTAAAGTAACAGTCCTTCTGTGAGTGAATGAGACTTGCTTGCATTGTTGGCAAACATAGAATGACACTTCTTAACTAAAGGAAAAGGATAAAGGAAGTAAGTTTTATTTAATTGGCCTCTATGTACATCTATGCTGTAGCCTTTAGTTGTGGAAAAATACACAGAGGAGGGAAACATTGTCTGGATTTTCACTTCCTTCACCTTAAAGTTATAACTGACGGTCTGCTACACTTGCACAACAAATACTGTTTATGTGGTAAATTGATAGGATACAGTTCATCAGCTAGGTATTTATTAAATTCACAAACCAAATATATATAACCACATACTTCCTTTTTGTTTACAAGCTTTGTTTACAAATGCATTGGTTTGTATTGTGCTACAGTACTTATCTTTTTGTTCAGGTATTTAATATTTCATTTGTGATGTAGTGCTTTGTTTTGTACATTGAAGATTGGATGTGTACAGTTTTACCTCAAGAAGGTATCACTTGCGAGCTTCCTCTGGCTAGGACAATTGTGTCATGATAATCCAAAAATCCTATTTAAATGGCTGTTTCTGACGTGATTAACTTGGATTAACATGCCCTGctgaaaaatgtatattttggaATTGCACTGAAACGGCATTGGtagtttgaaaaaaattatttgttgttttgtaagCTTGTTAAattaatacacttttttttttcaaaatatcttAATTGTCgtgtaatcttttttttttcttgtttttcatcATTTAAATCCACATTAGCATCTCAGAAAAGTTATAATGGACACATTTGGcattacatcacacacacacacacacacacacacacacacacacacacacacacacatttaaatgcttttatttgGATCTGAAAGGCATCGCAAGAAAGAAACAAGATCCAAATACTCTGGGAAGAGTCTTTGACAAGGTGACCGGTCTACATGGCTCACATACTTTTATAGGTCTTTCCATTTATAATACTCAACACATTAAGGATAAACAAAGCATCTCCGTCTCCATATTTGCATGCTCCCTATGATGGCTGAAACAGAGCAacattttgcatttcttttctttttttttcttatggaCATGGCCTAAACTTCCAAATACCAGAGTTATTAGTTTACAgttgtatcacacacacacacacacacacacacacacacacacacacacacacaatttgctCTGAGGAATGTTTTGGCAAAAGTTCTTACAAATCATATTTGTATAGTTTTATCTTGTTTTAGTTTCTCCTTATTACACTGTGGTACACACAATATCCTGTTATGTGAATGAGAGTTCTCTCTAATTTACAGTGTACAGATGACTGTCGATGATGATGAATTTATCAAATAGTCAAGTCTATTTTATTTACAGCCACGTAACACAAGTTTGTCTCAAAGGGCTTCTACAACAAGATCGGTCACCCTCTATCCTAAGGCTGTTGAGTCAGATAAGTAAAAACAGAATCCAATTGCAGGGGAAAGAAAGTGGAGAAACTTAAGTAAGAGCAACAAAAACTGGAAATCCTT
It includes:
- the fam72a gene encoding protein FAM72A, giving the protein MSTSNANFKNKCVTQVNCTFCDSLLCTRGMKAVLLADTEVELFSTDIPPNRTVDFVASCYSTESCKCKLRDIACLKCGNVVGYHVVAPCKPCLLSCNNGHFWMFNSDAVSTLNRLDATGLNLLLWGDLPELDDSENEDLESPSEEECIR